A genomic region of Candidatus Krumholzibacteriota bacterium contains the following coding sequences:
- a CDS encoding VCBS repeat-containing protein — MNRFAIVFAVIIVFSFPGSSIADQPIVGAPVNYDLGMNPIGVCSSDLDGDGDIDIAVALYSVDLISIFMNNGSGSYASPVDVAVGDGPTMMYASDIDLDGDDDLLVVNETDGNVMVLQNDGSGNFYIYAIYPVGTNPRSGAVADFNGDGSPDLIVVNYISDDVSVLINDGAGAFAAAVTYTAGNGANAICQADFDLDGDLDIAFSNYMISNIGVMMNNGDGTLDPVVYYSAGGGPMGICAADFDHDGYADLAVTNFSGETIAIVINDGDGTFAASVSYTVGGSPWWIETADFDGDGHSDLVTANSATDDVSVLFGVGDGTFATAVDFQAADQPRSVTISDLNGDRMKDFAVVCRTSRDLSVFFNQTPPAIYSARDIPGDQGGKVYLSWTGARADINMTGDITHYSIWRAIDPLAAISAIERGAESTDQVPELSAGDSRELIRIALSSSAKYYWELIETVDAYYMEGYGRPVATFFDSTAACDEYHYFQVIAHTAVPDVFWASLPDSGYSVDNIAPSFPLDLQGTESFDPEGLVITWKYERETDFDHFSVFRGLNASFETGEENLVAFLPDTVYFDGEWRNGAGYFYKLRVVDTHGNESLSCLLSPDDVTGTEPGETPSASFLGQNYPNPFNPLTTIVYGISEPRDVLLKIYDCAGRLVRLLVDERKAGGIHEVIWDGRGNDGFAVASGVYYYRLDAGEYIETKKMVLLK, encoded by the coding sequence ATGAACAGGTTTGCCATAGTCTTTGCAGTAATTATCGTTTTCTCATTTCCCGGCTCATCGATCGCCGATCAGCCGATCGTCGGAGCGCCGGTCAATTATGATCTCGGAATGAATCCGATAGGGGTCTGTTCCTCGGATCTCGATGGGGATGGTGATATCGATATAGCGGTAGCTCTCTATTCTGTAGATCTGATCTCGATATTCATGAATAACGGAAGTGGATCATACGCCAGTCCTGTAGATGTCGCGGTCGGAGACGGTCCAACCATGATGTACGCCAGCGATATAGATCTCGACGGTGATGACGATCTTCTCGTGGTGAACGAGACGGATGGTAACGTTATGGTCCTTCAGAACGACGGCAGCGGCAACTTCTATATATATGCGATCTACCCTGTTGGAACGAATCCTCGTTCAGGCGCTGTGGCCGATTTCAATGGTGACGGAAGCCCCGATCTGATCGTCGTCAATTATATCTCTGACGATGTTTCAGTCCTGATAAATGACGGCGCCGGCGCTTTTGCCGCGGCGGTGACATACACAGCCGGTAATGGCGCCAACGCGATCTGCCAGGCCGATTTCGATCTCGATGGCGATCTCGATATAGCTTTTTCGAACTATATGATAAGCAATATCGGCGTGATGATGAACAATGGAGACGGCACCCTGGATCCCGTCGTCTATTACTCTGCGGGAGGAGGCCCGATGGGGATATGCGCGGCTGATTTCGATCATGACGGGTACGCAGACCTGGCCGTGACTAATTTTTCCGGTGAGACGATCGCCATCGTGATCAATGACGGTGACGGGACATTCGCCGCCTCAGTCAGCTATACAGTCGGAGGGAGTCCCTGGTGGATCGAGACTGCCGATTTCGACGGGGACGGCCACAGTGATCTTGTCACGGCGAATTCCGCCACTGACGATGTTTCGGTCCTTTTCGGCGTAGGAGATGGGACATTCGCCACTGCAGTGGATTTCCAGGCGGCGGACCAACCGAGATCGGTTACCATTTCAGATCTCAACGGCGACAGGATGAAAGATTTTGCCGTCGTCTGCAGGACGTCGAGAGATCTCTCAGTCTTTTTTAATCAGACTCCGCCGGCGATATATTCGGCGCGTGACATCCCCGGCGACCAGGGGGGTAAGGTCTATCTCTCATGGACTGGCGCCCGGGCTGATATAAATATGACGGGGGATATAACGCATTATTCGATATGGAGAGCAATTGATCCACTTGCCGCCATTTCAGCCATCGAGCGAGGCGCGGAGTCGACCGATCAGGTTCCGGAACTCTCCGCCGGAGATTCCAGGGAGCTGATAAGGATCGCCCTTTCATCTTCGGCAAAATATTACTGGGAGCTTATAGAGACGGTCGACGCGTACTATATGGAAGGGTACGGAAGGCCTGTAGCGACGTTCTTTGATTCGACTGCCGCGTGCGACGAATACCACTATTTTCAGGTCATAGCCCATACGGCGGTTCCCGACGTCTTCTGGGCTTCCCTTCCCGACAGTGGATATTCTGTCGATAATATCGCGCCTTCCTTCCCTCTGGACCTCCAGGGGACTGAAAGTTTCGATCCCGAGGGACTTGTCATAACGTGGAAATATGAGCGTGAAACAGATTTCGACCATTTCTCGGTTTTCAGGGGATTAAATGCCAGCTTCGAAACGGGGGAAGAGAATCTTGTAGCTTTTCTTCCCGACACGGTCTATTTCGACGGAGAGTGGAGAAACGGCGCGGGATACTTCTACAAGCTCAGAGTCGTCGATACTCATGGAAACGAGAGCCTTTCCTGCCTGCTGTCTCCGGATGATGTTACCGGCACAGAGCCGGGGGAGACTCCGTCCGCCTCATTTCTCGGCCAGAATTATCCGAATCCATTCAACCCGCTGACAACGATAGTCTATGGGATATCGGAACCACGGGATGTTCTTCTGAAGATCTATGACTGTGCCGGAAGGCTTGTGCGTCTGCTCGTAGATGAGAGAAAAGCCGGAGGTATCCACGAAGTGATCTGGGACGGGCGAGGCAACGACGGCTTCGCCGTCGCGAGCGGAGTGTATTATTACAGGCTTGATGCCGGTGAATATATTGAGACGAAAAAGATGGTCCTTCTTAAGTAG
- a CDS encoding carbohydrate binding family 9 domain-containing protein: MKSFFGSRNHLDIIMLTGFFLAGILLSGNAQSKTPTDDYPPIYHPELTIRKATGAIKVDGFIEDAGWKDAARINKFFEHNPGDQTRPEVDTEVLVTYDETNFYVAWICYDDPDQVRAFMCERDNIFEGDYVILAIDTYGEASLAYEIAANPYGIPGDLLYSSNYGEDISYDMIFQSEGRITDFGWVVEMAIPFESMRFPDKEEQIWKIDFWRNRPRGSRFQYSIAAYDRDEACWPCQWGTMKGISGIKPGKGLELLPSIVAYQSGSYDDKTGKLDNIDPDGDIALGISYDISSELTAEVTLNPDFSQIESDAAQIDVNSTFALSYAERRPFFQEGSDLFKTYFSAVYTRSINDPLLAGKITWREGSNSVAVLSAHDEHSIIMIPSEEYSRDVENGKSYSNIIRAKHDFGEQCHLGIVATDRRFEGGGSGSLAGLDAKVRFLGSNSIAIQGLVSRTEEVDNPDLVKKWVDSLGVYVTDTEYNESTFDGGKYTRGLDGETFWGNALFTNIARETSKYWTGASYVERNKTFRADNGFEPRNNRRQAEVWLGGVKRFDESKILENINGTVSLDRVWNMDGVRKDEWADFNGEIHFRAAQTGIHSRYMRSNELYNGIEYDDIWNAHTCFNTHPTAALEFGGNVDYGHRIARRDDTMGKELNWGFWSEIQPIDRLYLFGQFSYSQSDNLYNDERLFDQRIFRSRVTFQFSREFSARLISQYNSRYDCWDFDPLLVYRLNSFSVFYLGSSYNYSYMTLEKGEGSEVEEWRLANRQFFLKFQYLFQI, from the coding sequence ATGAAAAGTTTTTTCGGTTCACGTAACCACCTTGATATTATAATGTTAACCGGGTTTTTCCTTGCGGGGATATTATTATCAGGAAATGCTCAGTCAAAGACCCCAACTGACGATTACCCCCCGATCTATCATCCTGAACTGACCATCCGCAAAGCAACGGGCGCTATCAAGGTCGACGGTTTCATCGAGGATGCCGGGTGGAAGGATGCTGCAAGGATAAATAAATTCTTCGAGCATAATCCAGGCGATCAGACGAGACCTGAAGTCGACACCGAAGTCCTGGTAACATACGATGAGACAAACTTTTATGTCGCTTGGATCTGCTACGACGATCCCGACCAGGTCAGAGCTTTCATGTGCGAGAGGGACAATATATTTGAAGGCGACTATGTCATTCTGGCCATAGATACATATGGAGAAGCTTCGCTAGCATACGAGATAGCGGCCAATCCCTACGGGATTCCAGGTGATCTCCTTTACTCATCCAACTATGGAGAGGATATCAGCTACGACATGATATTCCAATCCGAGGGGCGGATAACCGATTTCGGGTGGGTCGTCGAAATGGCGATACCATTTGAGAGTATGCGCTTTCCAGATAAAGAAGAACAAATCTGGAAAATCGATTTTTGGAGAAACCGCCCAAGGGGATCGAGGTTCCAGTATTCAATCGCCGCTTACGACAGGGACGAAGCCTGCTGGCCCTGCCAGTGGGGGACGATGAAGGGGATATCCGGTATAAAACCTGGCAAGGGACTCGAACTTCTCCCATCAATCGTTGCCTACCAGTCAGGCAGTTATGACGACAAGACGGGAAAACTCGACAACATCGATCCGGATGGAGATATCGCTCTCGGCATCTCGTATGATATATCTTCAGAACTTACAGCCGAAGTGACGCTCAACCCCGACTTCAGCCAGATCGAATCGGACGCGGCGCAGATAGACGTCAACTCGACATTCGCCCTCTCCTATGCTGAACGCAGACCGTTTTTCCAGGAAGGAAGCGATCTGTTCAAGACATATTTCAGCGCCGTCTATACGCGCTCCATCAATGATCCTTTACTCGCCGGCAAGATCACGTGGCGAGAGGGGTCGAACTCCGTAGCGGTACTTTCAGCCCACGACGAACACTCCATTATCATGATCCCGTCGGAGGAGTACAGCAGAGATGTCGAGAACGGCAAGAGCTATTCCAACATCATCCGGGCAAAACATGATTTCGGCGAGCAGTGTCACCTTGGCATCGTCGCCACCGACAGGCGTTTCGAGGGAGGCGGCTCGGGGTCTCTCGCAGGACTGGACGCGAAGGTACGATTTCTCGGATCGAACAGTATCGCCATCCAGGGCCTCGTATCTCGCACCGAAGAAGTCGACAATCCCGATCTTGTCAAGAAATGGGTCGACAGTCTCGGGGTCTACGTGACCGACACTGAATATAATGAGTCGACCTTCGATGGTGGCAAGTACACCAGAGGGCTCGACGGTGAAACCTTCTGGGGGAACGCTCTTTTTACCAATATCGCCAGGGAGACAAGTAAATACTGGACTGGTGCCTCATACGTTGAACGCAACAAGACATTCAGGGCCGATAACGGATTCGAACCGCGCAACAACCGCCGCCAGGCCGAAGTCTGGCTCGGAGGGGTCAAGAGGTTTGACGAAAGCAAGATACTCGAAAATATCAACGGAACCGTCAGCCTGGACAGGGTATGGAATATGGACGGAGTGAGGAAGGATGAATGGGCCGACTTCAACGGAGAAATACATTTCCGCGCGGCGCAGACGGGGATTCACAGCCGCTACATGCGCAGCAACGAACTTTATAACGGGATCGAATACGATGATATATGGAACGCCCATACATGCTTTAATACTCACCCCACAGCGGCACTTGAATTCGGCGGTAATGTCGATTACGGCCACAGGATAGCCCGAAGGGACGACACGATGGGCAAGGAACTCAACTGGGGTTTCTGGAGCGAGATACAACCGATCGACAGGCTCTATCTTTTCGGTCAGTTCAGCTACAGCCAGAGCGACAACCTCTACAACGACGAGCGGCTTTTCGACCAGAGGATCTTCCGGTCGCGGGTGACATTCCAGTTCTCGAGGGAATTCTCCGCCAGACTTATCAGCCAGTACAATTCCAGATACGACTGCTGGGATTTCGATCCGCTGCTCGTTTACAGGCTTAACTCATTCTCGGTGTTCTACCTTGGTTCCTCATATAATTACAGCTATATGACACTTGAAAAGGGTGAGGGAAGCGAAGTCGAGGAATGGAGGCTTGCCAACAGGCAGTTCTTCCTGAAGTTCCAGTACCTGTTCCAGATCTGA
- a CDS encoding ChaN family lipoprotein encodes MVLEKSFLAGTILLAAVLLFSGCGGDDLIDPPAISAELQKEMENWFAANGRAPGDYVSGLFNDHDVVLLGEMHRFKHDELFVQKLIPRLHAEGVNLLATEFARRTDQALLDSLVLASRWDEDLGREILFEGFMPWGFREYLDIFRTAWKVNSERPAGRPPFRVIGVNNTLKYEHFKSEADWNDPEVWKLVAGDQTEADWALPVIEAVRSGEKVLVHCGIHHAFTGFRQPVVVDGRFERFSQGRFGNHIREAIGERAVTVALHAPWSSAAGYNSEYVHPANGRIDAFMLSRGGGPFEMGFDVAGSPLGDLPIGNAVYGHGYDPFTLSTFCDGYIYTKPVSRYEPVTYIEGWINDSNLERAHAVAMNPLWREFSVEQLNAGCKSYMEDHKKFYGRLR; translated from the coding sequence GTGGTTCTGGAAAAATCATTTCTTGCTGGCACTATTCTGCTGGCTGCTGTTCTGCTGTTTTCCGGGTGCGGGGGAGATGATCTTATAGATCCGCCGGCGATATCGGCCGAGCTTCAGAAAGAGATGGAAAACTGGTTCGCCGCGAACGGCAGAGCGCCGGGCGATTATGTCTCCGGGCTTTTCAATGACCACGACGTGGTGCTCCTTGGAGAGATGCACCGGTTCAAGCATGACGAGCTCTTTGTTCAAAAGCTTATACCCCGCCTTCACGCCGAAGGAGTGAATCTTCTCGCGACGGAGTTCGCGCGCCGGACTGATCAGGCGCTCCTCGACTCGCTTGTGCTTGCTTCCAGGTGGGACGAGGATCTCGGACGCGAGATACTCTTTGAGGGTTTTATGCCCTGGGGATTTCGCGAGTATCTTGATATTTTCAGGACTGCGTGGAAGGTAAACAGTGAGCGGCCCGCCGGAAGGCCTCCGTTCAGGGTAATAGGTGTGAATAATACCCTCAAATATGAACATTTTAAATCCGAGGCCGACTGGAACGATCCAGAGGTATGGAAACTGGTCGCCGGTGATCAGACGGAAGCCGACTGGGCCTTGCCGGTCATTGAAGCTGTCAGGAGCGGAGAAAAGGTGCTCGTCCATTGCGGCATTCACCACGCCTTCACTGGTTTTCGCCAGCCGGTCGTGGTCGATGGCAGATTCGAGAGGTTCAGCCAGGGTCGTTTCGGAAATCATATTCGCGAAGCGATCGGAGAGAGAGCGGTGACGGTAGCTCTTCACGCGCCATGGAGCAGCGCTGCCGGGTATAATTCCGAATATGTTCATCCAGCCAACGGGCGGATCGATGCATTCATGCTGTCGCGCGGGGGTGGACCGTTCGAAATGGGATTCGATGTTGCCGGTTCGCCACTCGGCGATCTGCCGATAGGAAACGCCGTGTATGGCCATGGATATGATCCGTTCACCCTCTCGACTTTCTGCGACGGATATATATATACTAAACCGGTCAGCAGGTATGAACCTGTCACCTACATCGAAGGCTGGATAAACGACAGTAATCTTGAAAGGGCGCATGCTGTCGCGATGAATCCTCTATGGCGCGAATTCTCGGTTGAACAGTTGAATGCTGGATGCAAAAGTTATATGGAGGACCACAAAAAATTCTATGGCCGTTTGCGATAG
- a CDS encoding T9SS type A sorting domain-containing protein: MKKTGIIVIMSAVALLAASSVFGQYGVLHSTFVSTGGQVEGSHRLYHTSGQGIIGVSADGSNMIRSGFWHQAFITSTVEVTISSFDCVLSGYSVLLNWELSLSGGPAEINIFRSDDPGGPFDRVNETAISAGFRSSYLDETVTPGRRFYYRLEVIEGEKEYTSVLVSIAVPPRASVLFQNYPNPFNPETTIRYYKAESGPTKLSVYDVRGQLIAVAADRVEDPGMHSAMWDGKDRGGDPVGSGVYYYRLVSGKKVFTKKMVLLR; this comes from the coding sequence ATGAAAAAAACAGGAATAATTGTTATAATGAGTGCGGTGGCCCTTCTCGCGGCTTCGAGCGTCTTTGGACAGTACGGGGTGCTGCACAGCACTTTCGTGAGCACTGGTGGACAGGTTGAGGGATCGCACAGGTTGTATCATACATCGGGGCAGGGAATAATAGGTGTCAGCGCGGACGGATCGAATATGATCAGGTCGGGTTTCTGGCACCAGGCTTTCATCACCTCTACCGTCGAAGTGACCATTTCATCGTTCGATTGCGTGCTCTCGGGATACTCTGTTCTTCTGAACTGGGAACTCTCTTTGTCGGGTGGTCCGGCGGAGATCAATATCTTCAGGTCCGACGATCCGGGCGGTCCATTCGACAGGGTAAACGAGACGGCCATTTCGGCCGGGTTCAGGTCGAGTTATCTCGATGAGACAGTGACCCCCGGGAGAAGATTCTATTACAGGCTCGAAGTGATCGAGGGAGAAAAGGAGTACACTTCGGTACTGGTCTCCATAGCTGTCCCGCCCAGGGCGTCGGTGCTCTTCCAGAACTATCCGAATCCTTTCAATCCTGAAACGACTATCCGCTATTATAAGGCCGAAAGCGGACCGACGAAACTCTCTGTCTATGACGTGCGGGGACAGTTGATCGCGGTCGCGGCCGATCGTGTCGAAGACCCGGGCATGCATTCGGCAATGTGGGACGGGAAAGATCGCGGGGGAGATCCCGTGGGATCGGGGGTCTATTATTACAGGCTCGTCTCCGGGAAAAAGGTCTTCACGAAAAAAATGGTCCTTCTTCGCTAG
- the ubiE gene encoding bifunctional demethylmenaquinone methyltransferase/2-methoxy-6-polyprenyl-1,4-benzoquinol methylase UbiE: MQRQAEKNKDHIRNMFNDISRRYDFLNHFLSLGIDIFWRKRMIDKMRRSSPRKILDVATGTGDLAIEARRLGPEKIIGVDIAERMLRIARKKIISRDLGRLIVLIPGDSEALPFSDLEFDAVMVAFGVRNFDDLMLGLSETRRVLKTGGRIWILELSKPRSHFATSLYYLYFKKILPLVGRMISRDRSAYSYLPDSVEGFPSGEEFLGQLKKAGFEDLRSFPMTFGVATVYCGMRPGAPVLEDN; encoded by the coding sequence ATGCAGCGGCAAGCCGAAAAAAATAAAGATCATATCCGGAATATGTTCAACGATATTTCACGGCGGTATGATTTTCTCAATCACTTCCTTTCACTCGGTATCGATATCTTTTGGCGTAAAAGGATGATCGATAAAATGCGCCGCTCCTCTCCCCGGAAAATCCTCGACGTTGCGACAGGAACGGGCGACCTGGCGATCGAGGCGCGAAGGCTTGGCCCTGAAAAGATCATCGGTGTCGATATCGCCGAAAGGATGCTGAGGATCGCCCGGAAAAAAATCATCAGCAGAGACCTTGGGCGCCTGATCGTTCTTATCCCCGGCGACAGCGAGGCTCTTCCATTCAGCGATCTTGAATTTGACGCTGTCATGGTCGCTTTTGGAGTCAGGAATTTCGATGATCTCATGCTCGGCCTTTCGGAGACGCGGAGGGTGTTGAAAACAGGTGGCCGGATCTGGATCCTCGAGTTGTCAAAACCCCGATCACACTTCGCGACGTCGCTGTACTACCTGTACTTTAAAAAGATCCTTCCTCTGGTGGGACGGATGATCTCAAGAGACAGGTCGGCATATTCGTATCTGCCTGATTCTGTCGAGGGATTTCCTTCCGGTGAGGAATTTCTCGGCCAATTAAAAAAGGCGGGATTTGAAGACCTGAGATCCTTTCCTATGACGTTCGGCGTCGCGACGGTCTATTGCGGTATGAGGCCAGGTGCCCCGGTGCTCGAAGATAACTGA
- a CDS encoding DNA alkylation repair protein, translating to MSYKEMMEHLLDLADPEIAAHSQRFFKTGEGEYGHGDIFLGIRVPVVRQAAKRYRSASLSLVERLLRSKYHEVRLFALLLMVDRFSRAGAGEQEKIYRLYLNNTRHINNWDLVDLSAYHIVGAWLEERDKAVLRRLAKSRSIWERRIAIISTYWFIKRDRYDETMEISEILIGDVEDLIHKAVGWMLREVGKRDIATERKFLKKHYRKMPRTMLRYAIEKFDEEERQRYLKGEIRINYGKYCFDRRRLK from the coding sequence ATGTCATATAAGGAGATGATGGAGCATCTGCTTGACCTGGCCGATCCGGAGATAGCGGCCCATTCGCAGCGGTTTTTCAAAACAGGCGAGGGTGAGTATGGCCATGGCGATATCTTCCTGGGCATCAGGGTCCCGGTAGTACGCCAGGCGGCGAAAAGGTACAGGTCCGCTTCACTTTCCCTGGTGGAAAGACTTCTCCGGTCGAAATATCATGAAGTGCGGCTCTTCGCCCTGCTTCTTATGGTCGATCGGTTTTCCAGGGCTGGTGCCGGCGAGCAGGAAAAGATCTACCGGCTCTATTTGAACAACACCAGGCATATAAACAACTGGGATCTCGTCGATCTGTCAGCATATCACATAGTCGGAGCCTGGCTTGAAGAGAGAGACAAGGCTGTTTTGCGCAGGCTCGCGAAATCGAGATCTATCTGGGAACGCAGGATCGCCATCATCTCGACATACTGGTTCATCAAACGGGACAGGTATGATGAGACGATGGAGATATCAGAAATATTGATCGGTGACGTGGAGGACCTGATCCACAAAGCGGTCGGCTGGATGCTCCGGGAGGTGGGGAAGAGAGATATTGCCACTGAGCGGAAATTCCTGAAAAAACATTACAGGAAAATGCCGCGGACGATGCTCAGGTACGCGATCGAGAAGTTTGACGAGGAAGAGAGGCAGAGGTATTTGAAGGGTGAAATCCGAATAAATTACGGCAAATATTGCTTTGATCGAAGGAGGCTGAAGTGA